ATATGGTCGGCCATGGTAAGAATAAAATCGCCGTCCAGGTATTCTTTTGCGGCAAGAACGGAAACACCATTTGCCAGGACATAGTTGCGGTTGAAGGCAAATACCAGCTCCATTGTGCCGGTATAATGGTGTTTTACATAACTGTGGATTGTTTCTCCCTCAAAGCCCAGAACTATGACAGCCCTGTGGCAGGCCAGTTCCAGACTTCTGAGGGTTCGAAGAAGAAGGGAAATACCCTGGACCGGCACAAGGGGTTTTTCGACATATCCGGTTTTTGCCAGACGTGAGCCGAGTCCTGCCGCCAGAATAACACCCGTCCGTTTTTTTTCGGTTTGCTGCATGCTGTTTTCCAAGTAGTGTTTCAGCCCCTGCGGACAGACATCTTTTCCAATTCCGTAAGGATTCGAGCACAGTTCTTTCTGTCTGCTCCAAGCATATATTTTGTCAGGAATTTATCGGCCTTTTCCCGGCAGCATCCAGGTTCTTCAAGTATTTTGTCCACATGGGACATGAGCTCGGAAAAAGAACAGGCCAGAAGACCGCCGTTTTCCTCCGGGGCCAGCTTCCATATATATTTTACTGAATTGACTTTTTTACTGTAGATACCAGCAGGAGTGTATCTTCGCCACATAAATTCTTCATCACAGTCGGCAACGGGATAAATATGAATGGTGGGACGGCCTGTAGCATAAAAAAGGTTGGCAATAGACGAAAAATTGGTTATCAGCCCGTCGGCTACCTGCATATCGAGAAAATTATCAGGGGAGTGATTTTTGAATTTAAGCACGATACTGCCGTGATTTTCCGCAAGTTCATTGAGAGTTCTGATGTAGTTTTTCGGATATCTGAAGGAATCATGGAGCCGAAGAATGACATTAGTGTCACGGGCTTTAAGCCTGGAGAGGAGTTTGTGGAACAATTCTGCATCATTGCCCCAGTGGGCGAAGACCTCGCCGTAATGCCAGGTCGGAGCAATGAGAACAGTTTTTTTCCCGACAACATCAAAGGGGTAATACGGTTGGAGGAGTTCCCTGTCCAGGGGAACGCGGAGATCGTCGTGACAGGCCGAACCGGTAATGCAGCAGTTGTGGGGATGAAAGCCGCTGATTTTTGTCCGATGAGCAAAATCCCATTGGCCGAAAGTCTGCCAGCGGAAAAGGTCATTGGGGGCCATGGCTGAACCCCAGCAGCGCCTGATGGACCTATGGAGATGGGCAAATTCATGGAGATCATTGGGCCCCTTCCAGCCGAATCCGTGCCAGAGCATAAAGCCCTTGGGAGACAGTCGCCGAAGAGGTACGCGATTATCCATAACGGTGATGTCAGGAGAGTAACCCGGAATTCCCATGAGGTGGCTGTACAGTCGTCTCTTTACGATTTCCGAGTGCAGGGGGAAAAGTGTTGCGATTCCTTCCCGGAGGTGGAGTTTCGGGTTGTCCATTATGATTTTCAGGGTGATCTCGGGGCGTTTGTCCAGGTATCGGGCAAGACTCCACAGGTCACCGCCGAAGGTGGTTGCCCATATGAGTATTTTCAAGGTTGGACTCCGTAGGTTTTTGGGAAGTTTTTTTATGTATTGCTTTCTTAGTGGGAAACTGCAACAATCTCAACTTAATTCTTTTGGGTTTGGAGTAGGGGGTGAGGAGTTAGGTGTTGGGGGTGAGGGGTTGGAGGTTGATTTGCTGGGGGATGGGAATTGGCAGTAGATTCTGGAAAACAGCCGTTTCAGGCGATGGCGCTGATAGTCGGGAAAATTCTTGCTTCTCTGTCGGAAGCGATTATTCCCATTATCCTGGTTCGTTTTCTGTCCATGGAGGAAGTGGGTATTCTCAGTGGTGTGCTGCTCGTTTATGCTCTTCTGGCACCTGTCTTTGCCACTGCTTTTCCTGATGCCCTCGTTTACTTCCTGCCCACCAGGATGCCTGATGAGCGGCGGGCCATTGCCGTCAAAGTAGCCCTTATCATGTTTCTGATGGGGGTTGTTGCCGGTCTTCTTCTTTTATTTCTCGGGCTTGTTGCTTTTTTCCTGCCGGGATTTCTCGCCGGGATTACGGACAGCGTTGTCGGAGGTGTTTCAGTGATGGGGCCTTCGGGATTAAAGTATCTGCTGGTGCTTGCTCTCTATCCCCTGGGGGATTTTCCGGCACGGATGCTACCCAATCTCCTAATTATTGAAGATCGGGCAAAGACGGCGGCCACTGTGGGGGTTGTCAAATCCCTTCTGGCCGTTTTCGCCATTCTTGTTCCTGTTCTTCTTCACCTGGATCTCTGGGTGATTATCAGCTGCTACAGTATTTCCGGGCTGCTGTATGGCCTGTTCCTGGTTTACTATCTTCTTGTTCTTTTTCCACGGGCAAACGGGAAAAAAACTGTGGTTGATGTCAGCGCGGGTCAGATTGTCAGGTTTGCCGTACCCATGGGGATCACCGAGGCGACGATGCTGCTCTATAACCGGGTAGACCAGTTTCTGGTTGCCCTGGTTTTTGCTGCCTCCCTTGTCGCCCAGTATAAAATAGGGGCCTGGCAGATTCCCTTTGTCACCTCCATAGCCTACTCGGTGGGGTCTGTATATGCCCCCCATTTTCGCACCCTGATGCATGAGGGAAAGGCGGAAGAGGCAATTCGTATCTGGCGTCTTTCTATTGAAAAGGTTGCCCTTATCTCCGTGCCTCTGGGCCTTGTTTTTGTGGTGGGGGCCGAGGAACTGATCGAGCTGCTTTTTACGAAAGAATACCTGGGAGCGGCCATGGTTTTCAGGCTGTACTGTTTTCTTACTGTCGGACGTGTTGCTGCCTTCGGCAATGTGCTGGTTGCCGCCGGCAGACCGGAACTGATTTTCCGTGTGGCTGTTCTCTCCTTTGTCGCCAATATTGTGTTCAGTGTCCCGGCCATGTTTCTTATCGGTCTTGAAGGACCGGCCCTTGGAACCTTGCTGGCATTTATTGTTCATGTGGTTCTGTTTTGCCGATGCATAGCTGAGGCCACCGGGATGAGAGGACAAAATGTTTTTCCCCTGGTCAGTTACTTGAAGACGTTATCGATTGGTTTTGTTGCTGCGCTTTGCGGATTCCTTTTGAAGATGAATCTGGGAGGGAGCGCCGGTCTGCGTTTTGCGGCGATTGCCTTCTGTGTGATCGGCTGTTTTGCCCTGTTCGGGACCTTGAGCGGGCGGATAAAAGGGGAGGACTGGAATTTTATCCTGAGTCTTCCTGGAACGGTATTGAAAAGGCGGGTGGCAAATGGCTAATGTCTCTCTTGTGAGTCTGGTGCCCCGTAGGTTTGAGGACGGTGCCTGGTCGGGAGTTCCCCGGTTTGATTGGGAGCTCCGCAGGGTTTTTCCTGATATTCTTTCCCTGAACACATCATGGAAAAATCGCTTGTATTTGCAGAAACTGGCTTATCAGGCACCCGAAACCATAGTTATAACCGGTAGTGAAACCTCTCTTCTTGTCCCTGAAAGGTTGCGTACTATCGTTGTTCATCATGGTTGTGCCCAGACCCATTTTGATCGTGATCCCCGGTGGCGCAGCAGGAAGAACAGAAAAATCTGCCTGGCCCAGGAACGGATGTATTTAAAAAAGAACCGGTTTTTTGTGGCACCATCCCGATGGACCGCGGAGCAGTTTTCCTGTCATTACCGGGTGGAACAACCACCGGTAATACCGTCATGGGTGGAAAGTATTGATGGTGTTTTACGCCGTGGACGACCGGTTATCCTCGGAGACTGGAGAACCTGGAACAAGGGGAACGGTGAGCTCATAGATAAGCTGAGAAAAAAACTGCATGAATATGAGTTCTGCCACCTGGACTGCAGTTATGAAACCCGAAAAGAGGCCTATCGACGGGCTCATTGTTATCTCTGTCTCAGTTTGAGCGAAGGTGCCAGCTATGCAATGGCCGATGCTGAAGCGGCCCGTCTGCCCGTTGTCACAACTGATGTGGGCAGTTATCTTGAGTACGGTGACAGTGTGGTTATTTCCTGGAAAGAACGGGGAATATTGAACTGGTGAGCAGGGCTCTGCGGCAGGCTCTTGAAATGGAGCGACGGAAGAGTTTTTTTGATACATGGACTTTTGAGAAATGGAAGACTGCCTGGCAGCAATTTGTGGATTATGTGGCCGGGTTGGAAATAATATGAATAAAGTTAATTTGTTAATAAAAGAATTTAAGCTGAATTATGCGGGTGAAGTTGCTCTCTTTACTCACGATGGACAAGAGGGACAACTGTGGGGAAAAACCGATCCCCGGGACAGGATAGAACTCTGGAAGCCCACGGGCAGGAGGTATGACCTTGTTATTGGTGTTGTACCTGGGGGACATGGAAAATTTGACAGGGCAGTTGAGGCGGTTATGGAATCCTGCCACTATTATCTTCATATAGGAGTCCCTCCCTCAGGTGATTATGCGGGGAGAATTGTACTGCGGCATCGATTGGCTTTTGGTGAGGATATGATTGACATCACAGTATACATGGGGGATCTTACCGGGGA
The DNA window shown above is from Desulfomarina profundi and carries:
- a CDS encoding CDP-glycerol glycerophosphotransferase family protein, which codes for MKILIWATTFGGDLWSLARYLDKRPEITLKIIMDNPKLHLREGIATLFPLHSEIVKRRLYSHLMGIPGYSPDITVMDNRVPLRRLSPKGFMLWHGFGWKGPNDLHEFAHLHRSIRRCWGSAMAPNDLFRWQTFGQWDFAHRTKISGFHPHNCCITGSACHDDLRVPLDRELLQPYYPFDVVGKKTVLIAPTWHYGEVFAHWGNDAELFHKLLSRLKARDTNVILRLHDSFRYPKNYIRTLNELAENHGSIVLKFKNHSPDNFLDMQVADGLITNFSSIANLFYATGRPTIHIYPVADCDEEFMWRRYTPAGIYSKKVNSVKYIWKLAPEENGGLLACSFSELMSHVDKILEEPGCCREKADKFLTKYMLGADRKNCARILTELEKMSVRRG
- a CDS encoding oligosaccharide flippase family protein, encoding MAVDSGKQPFQAMALIVGKILASLSEAIIPIILVRFLSMEEVGILSGVLLVYALLAPVFATAFPDALVYFLPTRMPDERRAIAVKVALIMFLMGVVAGLLLLFLGLVAFFLPGFLAGITDSVVGGVSVMGPSGLKYLLVLALYPLGDFPARMLPNLLIIEDRAKTAATVGVVKSLLAVFAILVPVLLHLDLWVIISCYSISGLLYGLFLVYYLLVLFPRANGKKTVVDVSAGQIVRFAVPMGITEATMLLYNRVDQFLVALVFAASLVAQYKIGAWQIPFVTSIAYSVGSVYAPHFRTLMHEGKAEEAIRIWRLSIEKVALISVPLGLVFVVGAEELIELLFTKEYLGAAMVFRLYCFLTVGRVAAFGNVLVAAGRPELIFRVAVLSFVANIVFSVPAMFLIGLEGPALGTLLAFIVHVVLFCRCIAEATGMRGQNVFPLVSYLKTLSIGFVAALCGFLLKMNLGGSAGLRFAAIAFCVIGCFALFGTLSGRIKGEDWNFILSLPGTVLKRRVANG
- a CDS encoding glycosyltransferase family protein — translated: MANVSLVSLVPRRFEDGAWSGVPRFDWELRRVFPDILSLNTSWKNRLYLQKLAYQAPETIVITGSETSLLVPERLRTIVVHHGCAQTHFDRDPRWRSRKNRKICLAQERMYLKKNRFFVAPSRWTAEQFSCHYRVEQPPVIPSWVESIDGVLRRGRPVILGDWRTWNKGNGELIDKLRKKLHEYEFCHLDCSYETRKEAYRRAHCYLCLSLSEGASYAMADAEAARLPVVTTDVGSYLEYGDSVVISWKERGILNW